CGGCTCTCTCGCGCTCGATAAATGCGCCCGCACCTATGCCTGGCTGCAGGGGCGCGACTACGTCACGCCGGAGGATGTGCAGGCCGTCGCGCATGATTGTCTGCGCCACCGGATTTCGCTCGGCTACGAGGCGGGCGCCGAGGGCGTCAGCGCCGATGCGGTTCTCGACGAGGTGCTGAAACAGGTCGCCGTTGCGGCGTAGCGAGGCGCGTCATGGCGTTGATGCGGGAAAGAGCGAGGACGGAAGGGCCGGCTCCGGCTGCGGGCGCCCGCGCTTTCGCCACGCTCGACGACCTCCTTCGTCTCAAGCATCGCGCCCGCGGCTTCAGCTTCCTGCCGCGCCAGCCGGTGCACAGCCTCCTCGCTGGGCGCCACGCCTCGCGTCTGCGCGGGCGCGGCCTGAATTTCGAGGAGCTGCGGCACTATTTCGAGGGCGACGATACCCGCACGATCGATTGGCGCGCGACGGCGCGGCTCGGCAGCCCGCATGTCCGGGTCTATTCCGAGGAGCGCGACCGGCCCGTCATCCTGCTCGTCGACCAGCGCAGCACGATGTTCTTCGGCAGCCGGCGCGCGATGAAATCGGTTGCGGCGGCGGAGGCTGCCGCGCTTGCCGCCTGGCGGGTCACCTCGCTTGGCGATCGTGTCGGGGCCGTGGTCTTCAACGATGATGGGGTGGTGACGGTCAAGCCGCAGGCGCGCGACCAGGGCGTCGTGCGCGTTCTGAGCGAGGTCGTCAGGCAGAATGCGGCGCTGGAACACGCGCCAGTCTCCGATCAAGGGGCAGGCCGGCTCAACGAGGCCCTGAGCGCGGCCGCGCGCATGGTGGCGCATGACGGCCTGATCTGCATTATCTCCGACCTCGATGGCGAGAATGACGAGACCCGCCGGCTGGTGACCCGGCTCTGCGCCCATAACGACGTCCTCGCCGTCTTCATCCAGGACCCGCTGGAGCAGCAGCTTCCGGATGTCGGGCGGGCAACGTTTAGCTCTGGGCAGGCGCAGATCGAGGTCGACGCCTCCGGCGCATCCCTGCGGCAACGCTTCTCCGATGAAAGGGCAGCATGGCGCGCCCGGTTGGCGGAGCTCTCCCGCAGCCGCGCCATCCCGGTGCTGGCGATCTCGCCCGACCGTGACGTGGCCGATCAAATGCGCGAGCTGATCGGCCGGCGCCAGGCACAAAAGCTCGCGAGCGCCAGCGGGAGGGCGCCATGAGCGCCGATCCCGGCGACCTCGCCAATCTCGCCGATCTGGCGCTGCCTCCGGCGATATCCTTCTGGCCGCCGGCCGCCGGCGTCTGGATCTTGGGCGGTGCGACTGCTGCCGCGCTGGCGGTGGCAGGCTGGCGTGCATGGGAGCGCTATCGCGCCGACGCCTATCTCCGTCGCGCCGCCGCGGAAATCGACTCGGCGGCGCTTGCTGGCAATGCGCCCGGCGCCGTTTCGGCCGTACTGAAGCGCGCCGCGATGGTCACCTATGGGCGGGAGCGTGTAGCGTCCCTGACGGGGCCGGCCTGGACGAGCTTCGTCGTCGAGACGGCGCCTGCCGGCGAAACGATGACGGAACTGACCAGCAGCCTGCATGGGCTGTTTTCGGCAAACGCTTCTTCATCCGCACAGGACCCTGCTGCGTTGGCTGCTCAAGCCAAGGTCTGGCTGCGGGGCCAGCGCGGCCGCGTTTCAGGGCGGAGGTGACGATGCTCTCCTTCGCTCATCCGTGGGTCGTTCTGCTCGCTCCGCTCCCGCTGCTCGTCTGGTTCGCGCTGCCGGCCCATGCGGAGCGGCGCGCCGGTCTGCGCGTGCCCTTCTTCGACAGGCTGGCAAGGCTGAGCGGGCAGCAGCCCTATTCCGGCGGCGTCGTCGCGCGGCGCCATCTCGGCCGTCTGCTGGTCCTGGCGCTGGTCTGGCTGATGACCCTGGCGGCGCTGTCCCGGCCGCAATGGATCGAGCCGCCTCTGCATCGCGACGTGCCCACCCGTGACCTGCTGGTCCTCGTCGATCTCTCCGGC
Above is a genomic segment from Bosea sp. NBC_00550 containing:
- a CDS encoding DUF4381 domain-containing protein, which codes for MSADPGDLANLADLALPPAISFWPPAAGVWILGGATAAALAVAGWRAWERYRADAYLRRAAAEIDSAALAGNAPGAVSAVLKRAAMVTYGRERVASLTGPAWTSFVVETAPAGETMTELTSSLHGLFSANASSSAQDPAALAAQAKVWLRGQRGRVSGRR
- a CDS encoding DUF58 domain-containing protein, with the protein product MALMRERARTEGPAPAAGARAFATLDDLLRLKHRARGFSFLPRQPVHSLLAGRHASRLRGRGLNFEELRHYFEGDDTRTIDWRATARLGSPHVRVYSEERDRPVILLVDQRSTMFFGSRRAMKSVAAAEAAALAAWRVTSLGDRVGAVVFNDDGVVTVKPQARDQGVVRVLSEVVRQNAALEHAPVSDQGAGRLNEALSAAARMVAHDGLICIISDLDGENDETRRLVTRLCAHNDVLAVFIQDPLEQQLPDVGRATFSSGQAQIEVDASGASLRQRFSDERAAWRARLAELSRSRAIPVLAISPDRDVADQMRELIGRRQAQKLASASGRAP